A genomic window from Candidatus Thiocaldithrix dubininis includes:
- a CDS encoding GNAT family N-acetyltransferase, which yields MDVISGDGVEHCWQQLRAKLAPDTSCLFISTHPLFPQAIPAHKFQTLLGQEFDNIVFDAFSGLELNALAAISGTLRGGGTFYLLTPPFSTWANFPDPAYQRFLPYPYTAADVQGRFLPRFMRLLAQWDRYTLPSYNATDTQQKNVVQAISQLSQPLILLADRGRGKSAALGLAASRLIEQGKTVLLTAPAKATVAQVYKHATVAPRFIAPDELVQTLPPADVLLVDEAAALPVPLLLKLAAYYRLVVFATTLHGYEGSGRGFSLRFQTELAKQSTFKLMRLSQPMRWAANDPLEAFINQACLLATDSPDISALDALQPTYCQLSRNELVQDEALLQQVFALLVNAHYQTRPSDLRQLLDAPNITLHVLSQQNVLLAVLVLSREGSLEPELSEQIYHGKRRPHGHPIPQSLTFHARLQGAAELSCERIMRIAVLPSLQNKGLGQILLKHVIHYANQQLTDYMGVSYAMSSALIRFWENVGFQLARIGHRLDTASGSRSAMHVLPFTAKAQALFNSPVH from the coding sequence TTGGACGTTATTTCCGGCGATGGCGTTGAACATTGTTGGCAGCAATTACGTGCCAAACTTGCCCCAGACACTAGTTGTTTATTCATTTCCACTCACCCGTTATTTCCGCAAGCTATTCCGGCGCATAAATTTCAAACCTTATTAGGGCAAGAGTTTGATAACATTGTATTTGATGCGTTTAGCGGTTTGGAACTCAATGCCCTTGCTGCGATTAGCGGTACATTACGCGGTGGTGGCACATTCTATTTACTCACACCGCCTTTTAGTACTTGGGCAAACTTTCCCGACCCTGCCTATCAACGCTTTTTACCTTATCCTTATACTGCTGCCGATGTGCAAGGGCGTTTCTTACCACGTTTTATGCGTTTATTAGCGCAGTGGGATCGCTACACTTTACCTAGCTATAACGCGACTGATACGCAGCAAAAGAATGTAGTGCAGGCTATCAGCCAGCTTAGCCAACCCTTAATTTTGCTAGCGGATCGGGGGCGGGGTAAATCTGCCGCCTTAGGTTTAGCGGCTTCACGTTTAATCGAGCAAGGCAAAACGGTGTTATTAACTGCACCCGCCAAAGCGACGGTTGCGCAGGTTTATAAGCATGCCACTGTTGCGCCACGCTTTATTGCGCCTGATGAATTGGTGCAAACCCTACCCCCTGCCGATGTGTTATTGGTTGATGAAGCGGCTGCTTTGCCCGTGCCTTTATTATTAAAATTAGCCGCATATTATCGTTTAGTTGTATTTGCTACTACTCTACACGGTTATGAGGGCAGTGGGCGTGGTTTTAGCCTACGTTTTCAAACGGAATTAGCCAAGCAGAGCACTTTTAAGTTAATGCGTTTAAGCCAACCGATGCGTTGGGCAGCCAATGACCCGCTGGAAGCATTTATTAACCAAGCGTGTTTACTGGCTACAGATTCACCTGACATTTCAGCACTTGATGCGTTACAGCCTACTTATTGCCAATTAAGTCGTAATGAATTGGTGCAAGATGAAGCACTACTACAACAAGTGTTTGCGTTGCTCGTGAATGCACATTATCAAACACGTCCTTCGGATTTGCGCCAATTATTAGATGCACCCAACATTACGTTGCATGTTTTAAGCCAACAAAACGTGCTATTGGCTGTGTTAGTGTTATCGCGGGAAGGCAGTTTAGAACCGGAGTTAAGTGAACAAATTTACCACGGAAAACGCCGCCCACACGGTCACCCGATTCCGCAAAGCCTGACCTTTCATGCGCGGCTGCAAGGTGCAGCAGAATTAAGCTGCGAGCGAATTATGCGAATTGCGGTTTTGCCTAGTTTACAGAACAAGGGATTAGGGCAAATCTTATTAAAACACGTCATTCATTACGCTAACCAACAGTTAACGGATTATATGGGGGTAAGTTATGCCATGAGTTCGGCGCTCATACGATTTTGGGAAAACGTGGGTTTTCAATTAGCGCGTATCGGGCATCGGCTGGATACGGCGAGTGGTAGCCGTTCCGCCATGCATGTATTACCATTCACCGCCAAAGCACAAGCGTTATTTAATAGTCCAGTTCACTAG
- a CDS encoding P-II family nitrogen regulator, whose product MKLIQAIIKPFKLDDVREALTEIGVTGMTATEVKGFGRQKGHTELYRGAEYVVDFLPKVKLELVINDDQVDMAIEAIQKAAHTGKIGDGKIFVMPVEQVIRIRTGEQGQAAV is encoded by the coding sequence ATGAAACTGATTCAAGCCATTATTAAACCTTTTAAATTAGACGATGTACGCGAAGCCTTAACTGAAATTGGTGTTACAGGTATGACCGCAACAGAAGTAAAAGGCTTCGGTCGGCAAAAAGGTCACACTGAGTTATATCGCGGTGCGGAATATGTCGTGGACTTTCTGCCTAAAGTTAAACTGGAGTTGGTGATTAATGACGACCAAGTGGATATGGCGATTGAAGCCATTCAGAAAGCCGCTCACACCGGCAAAATTGGCGATGGTAAGATTTTTGTAATGCCGGTAGAACAAGTCATTCGTATTCGGACTGGCGAACAAGGGCAAGCGGCTGTCTAA
- a CDS encoding NAD+ synthase gives MQKQISTLRIALAQLNVCVGDVQGNLNKIKQAINEAKTQQADIILLPEVALSGYSPEDLLYRPDFIAQMEQGIQRLLAESQSITVIVGAPLIRNGVLQNRACILRDGQLIAEYAKHCLPNYRVFDEKRYFTPGDTSLVIDVKGVKVGVLICEDIWHSSPMQAVVQAGADVVCVLNASPYRYDKPMERVNLIRNQAAHYQCPIAYTNLVGGQDELVFDGDSMLVDQQGQLQYKAPSFTEGVFVQEWQIAQPLTQTFPLTEPVVEAAIYQAIVTGLRDYVQKNGFRGVLLGLSGGIDSALTLALAVDALGADNVEAVMMPFRYTASISVEDAKAQAQWLGVTYREIPIEPIFNSFIAQLTPEFAGKPSDVTEENLQARIRGMLLMSLSNKHGKLLLSTSNKSESAVGYATLYGDMAGAFAPIKDVYKTLVYRLAVYRNTLGQAIPERVITRPPSAELAPGQVDQDSLPPYEILDGILQRFIEGNEALDSIVAAGFAQSTVKRVVNLVLLSEYKRNQAAPGVRITRRGFGKDWRYPLTSAWRKNLPLSNAEDTI, from the coding sequence GTGCAAAAGCAAATTTCTACCCTGCGGATTGCGCTTGCGCAATTGAATGTATGCGTCGGTGATGTGCAAGGCAATTTAAATAAAATTAAGCAAGCTATCAACGAAGCTAAAACTCAACAAGCGGATATTATTTTATTACCTGAAGTAGCGTTATCCGGTTATTCGCCTGAAGATTTATTGTATCGTCCTGATTTCATTGCGCAAATGGAGCAGGGGATTCAACGCTTACTAGCCGAAAGTCAGTCTATTACGGTAATAGTGGGTGCGCCTTTAATACGTAACGGTGTATTGCAAAATCGAGCCTGCATATTACGTGATGGGCAATTAATTGCGGAATACGCCAAGCATTGTTTACCGAATTATCGGGTATTTGATGAAAAGCGCTATTTTACGCCGGGCGATACCTCGTTAGTGATTGACGTTAAAGGCGTGAAAGTCGGTGTATTGATTTGTGAAGATATTTGGCATTCCTCACCCATGCAGGCAGTAGTGCAGGCAGGGGCGGATGTGGTGTGTGTGTTGAATGCCTCGCCGTATCGTTATGATAAACCTATGGAGCGCGTTAATTTAATTCGTAATCAAGCAGCGCATTATCAATGTCCCATTGCGTATACCAATTTAGTGGGTGGGCAAGATGAATTGGTATTTGACGGTGATTCTATGTTGGTGGATCAACAAGGGCAATTGCAATATAAAGCGCCGAGTTTTACAGAAGGTGTATTTGTACAAGAATGGCAAATTGCCCAACCTTTAACCCAAACGTTTCCCTTAACTGAACCCGTTGTAGAAGCGGCGATCTATCAAGCGATAGTCACAGGTTTGCGCGATTATGTGCAGAAAAACGGTTTCAGGGGCGTACTGTTAGGCTTATCCGGTGGTATTGATTCCGCCTTAACCTTAGCGTTAGCAGTAGATGCATTGGGTGCGGATAATGTCGAAGCGGTCATGATGCCGTTTCGTTATACCGCGTCAATTAGCGTGGAGGATGCCAAAGCTCAAGCGCAATGGCTAGGCGTAACTTACCGTGAAATTCCGATTGAGCCGATTTTCAACAGCTTTATAGCCCAACTGACTCCCGAATTTGCGGGTAAGCCGAGCGATGTTACCGAGGAAAATTTACAAGCGCGGATTCGGGGTATGCTGTTAATGTCGCTGTCGAATAAGCATGGTAAGTTATTACTAAGTACCAGTAATAAAAGCGAAAGCGCGGTGGGTTATGCTACGTTGTATGGCGATATGGCGGGGGCATTCGCGCCCATTAAAGATGTCTACAAAACCTTGGTGTATCGCTTAGCGGTTTATCGTAATACCTTAGGGCAGGCGATTCCCGAACGCGTGATTACTCGCCCGCCGTCGGCCGAATTAGCACCCGGACAAGTCGATCAAGACTCTTTACCGCCTTATGAGATATTGGATGGTATTTTGCAGCGCTTTATTGAGGGTAATGAGGCGCTTGATAGCATTGTTGCGGCTGGATTTGCACAAAGTACCGTCAAGCGGGTGGTCAATCTGGTATTATTAAGCGAATATAAACGGAATCAAGCTGCACCCGGTGTGCGCATTACACGTCGAGGGTTTGGTAAAGATTGGCGTTATCCACTTACTTCCGCTTGGCGTAAAAATTTACCACTTTCCAATGCAGAGGACACAATATGA
- a CDS encoding PP0621 family protein: MLLKSYQRKQLIQRRHNQAAEKITRNTRMVRCAHCGLHVPEQEAITVGGEHFCTRDHQIQHLTQN; this comes from the coding sequence ATGCTGTTAAAATCCTACCAACGTAAACAATTAATACAACGTCGCCACAATCAGGCTGCTGAGAAAATCACACGAAATACGCGAATGGTGCGTTGCGCCCATTGCGGGTTGCACGTCCCAGAGCAAGAGGCGATTACGGTTGGGGGAGAACATTTTTGCACTCGGGATCATCAGATTCAGCATTTGACCCAAAACTAA
- a CDS encoding ATP-binding protein, whose amino-acid sequence MHSGSSDSAFDPKLIPVFLHEDPWNLLRLYHVYRLILSGALMVALVLQYGNVRLGQHDPDLFKWLVGIYLVVAVISNLTSYFQWPDLPIQNNLYVLFDIAILLGVIYSSGGVETGYGILLLIPILLPHINGKPNHVSLVLGACTSLALIGLQVYLQAQHVSSQMGIMQSGLVALFIFLISWLSTRWMRKAAAMANLAQRRGIDLANLSQLNQSIIDKLESGIVVVEGSGVIRHMNQAAWDMLGQPGNWRSKPLNQFAPELNTHLEHWLHKISPRMSSFDIRHQNTTELRARFSQLGTQAKRATLISLEDTTEQREKLQSVKLASLGQLTASIAHEIRNPLGAISHAAQLMGESQNLDKADTRLLQIIQSNARRMNLTIESVLNLSRKKHPNRERLALKLWLHEFSKDFIQQNKLRPDQIELFIEPADTVIEFDPAHLHQVVWNLCRNAYKYAHENPVNLQLDLQGGNPSHTRDIMLNIMDNGRGIPEEQRQRLFEPFFTTSTQGTGLGLFMARELCLSNGATLEYIPLPLGGSCFRIVFGRSR is encoded by the coding sequence TTGCACTCGGGATCATCAGATTCAGCATTTGACCCAAAACTAATTCCCGTCTTCTTACACGAAGACCCGTGGAATCTGCTGCGCCTCTATCATGTTTATCGACTGATTTTATCCGGCGCATTAATGGTGGCATTAGTGTTGCAGTACGGCAATGTACGTCTAGGTCAACACGATCCTGATTTGTTTAAATGGCTAGTTGGCATTTACTTAGTAGTGGCAGTCATTAGTAATCTGACCTCTTACTTCCAATGGCCGGATCTACCCATTCAAAACAATTTATATGTTTTATTCGATATTGCCATTCTGTTAGGCGTTATTTATTCCAGCGGTGGCGTAGAAACCGGCTATGGCATTTTATTGCTTATTCCCATTTTATTACCGCATATTAATGGCAAACCCAATCATGTCAGTCTCGTCTTAGGGGCATGTACCAGCCTTGCGCTGATTGGCTTACAGGTTTACTTACAAGCGCAGCATGTTTCCAGCCAAATGGGCATTATGCAAAGTGGCTTAGTTGCACTGTTTATCTTTCTTATCAGTTGGTTAAGCACGCGCTGGATGCGCAAAGCGGCAGCAATGGCTAATTTAGCCCAACGACGGGGTATTGATTTAGCCAATCTGTCCCAACTCAATCAATCCATTATCGACAAGCTAGAATCTGGCATTGTGGTGGTAGAAGGTTCGGGCGTCATTCGGCATATGAATCAAGCAGCGTGGGATATGTTAGGGCAACCGGGTAACTGGCGCAGTAAACCACTAAACCAATTTGCTCCCGAATTAAATACACATTTAGAACACTGGCTGCATAAAATCAGTCCACGCATGAGTAGCTTTGATATTCGCCATCAGAATACTACCGAATTACGCGCACGCTTTTCGCAATTAGGCACGCAAGCCAAACGCGCCACCTTAATTAGTTTGGAAGATACCACTGAGCAGCGTGAAAAATTACAAAGCGTCAAACTGGCTTCATTAGGGCAACTAACCGCTAGCATTGCGCATGAAATTCGCAATCCGTTAGGCGCAATTAGTCATGCAGCGCAATTAATGGGCGAATCGCAAAACTTAGACAAAGCGGATACCCGTCTATTACAAATTATTCAATCCAATGCGCGGCGTATGAATTTGACGATTGAAAGCGTCTTAAATCTATCACGTAAAAAGCATCCTAATCGGGAACGCTTAGCCTTAAAACTTTGGCTGCATGAATTCAGCAAGGATTTTATTCAGCAAAATAAACTACGTCCCGATCAAATTGAATTATTTATTGAACCGGCGGATACGGTTATTGAATTTGATCCTGCGCATTTACACCAAGTGGTGTGGAATTTATGCCGCAATGCATATAAGTACGCGCATGAAAATCCAGTGAACTTACAACTGGACTTACAAGGCGGCAATCCATCGCATACTCGCGATATTATGTTGAATATTATGGATAATGGACGTGGCATTCCCGAAGAACAGCGGCAACGCTTATTTGAGCCATTCTTTACTACTAGCACACAAGGCACGGGGTTAGGCTTATTTATGGCGCGTGAATTATGTTTAAGCAATGGCGCAACCTTGGAATATATTCCATTACCTTTAGGCGGGTCTTGCTTTAGAATAGTCTTTGGCCGCAGCCGCTAA
- a CDS encoding sigma-54 dependent transcriptional regulator — MTEQTVLIIDDEPDIRELLEITLLRMGLDTVTACNVQEALEKIEQYRPNLCLTDMKLPDGNGIDIVRYLQKNHSQTPVAVITAFGSMDTAVQALKAGAYDFVSKPVDLPKLRELIQTALKLRQGKAKPNSTTYKDDAEPHADGILGHSPAMQQLKATISKLARSQAPVYIHGESGSGKELVAHQIHLQGSRAKAPFIPVNCGAIPENLMESEFFGHKKGSFTGAVADKQGLFQAAHKGTLFLDEVADLPLTMQVKLLRAIQEGAVKPVGGVEEIPVDVRILSATHKSLEHEVAAGAFRQDLYYRLNVIKLKVPPLRERQDDIILLADFFLQKIAERWQMPPIRLSAAARDELMRYSFPGNVRELENVLERASTLCDNNTIQPDDLQLPINTELNQPTTPLPTINKPEIKRPEAEPLPLWNPIDEDAERELILRALDQTRWNRTKAAEVLGMSFRQLRYRIQKYGLDES, encoded by the coding sequence ATGACTGAACAGACTGTTTTAATTATTGATGATGAGCCTGATATACGCGAGTTATTAGAAATAACCTTGCTGCGTATGGGTCTCGATACTGTTACTGCCTGCAATGTACAAGAAGCCTTAGAAAAAATTGAGCAATATCGTCCCAATTTATGTTTAACCGATATGAAGTTGCCGGACGGCAATGGCATTGATATTGTCAGATATCTACAAAAAAATCACTCACAAACCCCGGTCGCGGTTATTACCGCCTTTGGTAGCATGGATACTGCGGTGCAAGCCTTAAAAGCGGGTGCGTATGATTTTGTATCCAAGCCGGTAGATTTACCCAAATTACGCGAACTCATCCAAACCGCCTTAAAGTTACGCCAAGGTAAAGCTAAACCGAATAGCACTACTTACAAAGACGACGCTGAACCGCACGCTGATGGTATTTTGGGGCATTCGCCTGCTATGCAACAATTAAAAGCGACTATTAGCAAATTGGCACGTAGCCAAGCGCCTGTATACATTCATGGCGAATCCGGCAGTGGTAAAGAATTAGTTGCACATCAAATCCACTTGCAAGGCTCACGAGCTAAAGCGCCGTTTATTCCAGTGAACTGTGGTGCAATTCCTGAGAACTTAATGGAAAGCGAGTTTTTCGGGCATAAAAAAGGTAGTTTTACGGGCGCAGTAGCTGATAAACAAGGTTTGTTTCAAGCCGCCCACAAAGGCACTTTATTTTTAGATGAAGTGGCGGATTTGCCGTTAACCATGCAGGTTAAACTATTACGGGCGATTCAAGAAGGGGCGGTTAAACCCGTGGGCGGTGTGGAAGAAATTCCGGTGGATGTACGTATTCTTAGCGCCACCCATAAAAGCTTAGAACATGAAGTCGCGGCAGGCGCTTTCCGCCAAGATTTATACTACCGTTTAAATGTCATCAAACTAAAAGTTCCGCCGTTACGCGAACGCCAAGATGATATTATTTTATTAGCCGATTTTTTCTTACAAAAGATTGCAGAACGTTGGCAAATGCCACCGATTCGTTTATCAGCGGCGGCACGCGACGAACTCATGCGTTATAGCTTCCCCGGCAATGTGCGCGAACTGGAAAACGTGTTAGAGCGTGCCAGCACTTTATGCGACAACAACACCATTCAACCCGATGATCTACAACTACCGATTAATACAGAACTTAACCAACCCACTACACCTCTACCGACGATCAATAAACCGGAAATTAAACGACCGGAGGCTGAACCTCTACCATTGTGGAATCCGATTGATGAAGACGCGGAACGTGAATTGATTCTACGCGCTTTAGACCAAACCCGTTGGAATCGGACTAAAGCGGCAGAAGTATTAGGAATGAGTTTTCGACAATTACGCTATCGCATCCAGAAATACGGCTTGGATGAGAGCTAA
- the bioB gene encoding biotin synthase BioB produces the protein MSDLRHDWRIDEINALLALPFNDLMFKAHQVHLANFPANQVQISTLLSIKTGACPEDCGYCSQSARHDTSLERERLLPLEEVIDAAQTAKNQGATRFCMGAAWRNPTDKNLERVIEMVQAVKGLGMETCVTLGMLNEPQANRLKNAGLDYYNHNLDTSPEFYGNVITTRTYEDRLNTLDHVRNAGINVCCGGILGMGETRQDRARLLQQLANMKFHPESVPINDLVKVEGTPLSNVPKLDPFEFIRTVAVARIIMPKSYVRLSAGRMEMNDEMQAWCFFAGANSIFYGDKLLTTDNPEKNHDQELFARLGIQSEAGQSSHVHM, from the coding sequence ATGTCTGACTTACGCCATGATTGGCGCATTGATGAAATCAACGCGTTGCTTGCTTTGCCATTCAATGATTTGATGTTTAAAGCGCACCAAGTGCATTTAGCTAATTTCCCTGCAAATCAAGTGCAGATTAGTACATTACTCAGTATTAAGACCGGCGCTTGTCCTGAAGATTGCGGTTACTGTTCGCAAAGTGCTAGACACGATACGTCATTAGAACGTGAGCGTTTATTGCCATTAGAAGAAGTGATTGATGCCGCGCAAACCGCTAAAAACCAAGGCGCAACGCGGTTTTGTATGGGAGCTGCATGGCGTAATCCTACCGATAAGAATCTAGAACGCGTGATTGAAATGGTGCAAGCCGTCAAAGGTTTGGGCATGGAAACTTGCGTCACTTTGGGTATGTTAAATGAGCCGCAAGCCAATCGCTTAAAAAATGCAGGTCTGGATTATTACAACCATAACCTCGATACTTCGCCGGAGTTTTACGGCAATGTGATTACCACGCGCACTTATGAAGACCGTTTAAACACCCTCGATCATGTGCGTAATGCTGGGATTAATGTGTGTTGCGGCGGCATTTTGGGTATGGGTGAAACCCGCCAAGATCGCGCCCGCTTATTGCAACAATTGGCGAATATGAAATTTCACCCGGAATCCGTACCGATTAATGATTTGGTAAAAGTCGAAGGTACACCTTTATCCAATGTACCTAAACTAGACCCGTTTGAATTCATTCGCACTGTAGCAGTAGCGCGGATTATCATGCCAAAGTCTTATGTACGCTTATCCGCAGGTCGCATGGAAATGAACGATGAAATGCAGGCATGGTGTTTCTTTGCGGGCGCAAACTCTATTTTCTATGGCGATAAACTGTTAACGACAGACAACCCTGAAAAAAATCATGACCAAGAACTGTTTGCGCGTTTAGGCATTCAATCGGAAGCTGGGCAGTCTAGCCACGTACATATGTAA
- the rplQ gene encoding 50S ribosomal protein L17: protein MRHRNSGRQLSRDSSARKALLQALTNSLIRYEAIKTTLPKAKELRRVAEPLITRAKEDSVHNRRIAFSRLRDNEVVTKLFTDVGPRFKGRQGGYLRIVKCGFRAGDNAPMAYVALVDEAAAAE, encoded by the coding sequence ATGCGTCATCGTAATTCAGGTCGTCAACTTAGCCGTGATAGCAGTGCCCGTAAAGCTTTGTTACAGGCTTTGACGAATTCCTTAATTCGCTACGAAGCGATTAAAACTACATTACCTAAAGCAAAAGAATTGCGTCGGGTAGCTGAGCCTTTAATCACTCGTGCTAAAGAAGATTCAGTGCACAATCGCCGTATCGCCTTCTCACGTTTACGTGATAACGAAGTCGTTACCAAATTATTTACGGACGTAGGTCCACGTTTCAAAGGTCGTCAAGGTGGTTACCTGCGTATCGTGAAATGTGGCTTCCGTGCGGGTGACAATGCACCTATGGCTTATGTTGCTTTAGTTGATGAAGCTGCTGCTGCCGAATAA
- the rpoA gene encoding DNA-directed RNA polymerase subunit alpha, with protein sequence MTSKTTDLLKPRNVQVQEVGLNTYRITLEPLERGFGHTLGNALRRILLSSIPGSAVTEVQIVGVVHEYTSIEGIQEDVVEILLNLKKLAVRLNAREEATLTLKKKGKGVVTAADIELDHDVEIIDPDHVIAHITKDDTSLEMSLTITRGRGYQPASIRRGPDSPELPLGTLVLDASYSPIVRVAYNVDSARVEQRTDMDKLVLEVQTNGAVNAEDAISMAAQILQQQLAVFFDLRIEEPVRREEAQPEIDPILLRPVDDLELTVRSANCLKAENLFYIGDLVQRSETELLKTPNLGKKSLTEIKDVLAQHGLTLGTKLDNWPPAGLDHRESKVG encoded by the coding sequence ATGACCTCGAAAACAACAGACTTGCTAAAACCACGTAACGTCCAAGTGCAAGAAGTAGGCTTAAATACCTATCGCATTACGCTTGAGCCGTTAGAGCGTGGCTTCGGGCATACCTTAGGTAATGCATTACGTCGGATTTTACTGTCTTCCATTCCGGGTAGCGCAGTAACCGAAGTACAAATTGTAGGCGTAGTACACGAATACACTAGTATTGAAGGAATTCAAGAAGATGTCGTTGAAATCTTATTGAATCTGAAAAAATTAGCTGTTCGTTTAAACGCACGTGAAGAAGCAACCCTTACCTTGAAGAAAAAAGGTAAAGGTGTGGTTACTGCTGCGGATATTGAGTTGGATCATGATGTTGAAATCATTGATCCAGATCATGTTATCGCTCACATTACTAAAGATGATACCTCTTTAGAAATGAGCTTAACGATTACGCGTGGTCGTGGTTATCAACCCGCTTCTATTCGTCGTGGTCCTGACTCTCCAGAATTACCTTTGGGTACTTTGGTTCTGGATGCCAGTTATAGCCCGATTGTACGTGTCGCTTACAATGTTGATAGTGCACGTGTTGAGCAACGCACAGACATGGACAAATTGGTTTTGGAAGTCCAAACTAATGGTGCAGTTAATGCGGAAGATGCTATCAGCATGGCCGCGCAAATTCTGCAACAACAATTAGCGGTTTTCTTTGACTTACGGATTGAAGAACCTGTACGTCGTGAAGAAGCGCAGCCTGAGATTGATCCAATCTTATTGCGCCCTGTGGATGACTTAGAACTCACTGTACGTTCAGCCAACTGCTTAAAAGCAGAAAACCTGTTCTACATTGGTGACTTAGTCCAACGCAGTGAAACCGAATTGTTGAAAACACCGAATTTGGGTAAAAAGTCACTGACCGAAATCAAAGACGTACTGGCGCAACATGGGTTGACGTTGGGTACTAAATTGGACAACTGGCCGCCGGCAGGTCTTGACCACCGTGAAAGCAAAGTGGGTTAA
- the rpsD gene encoding 30S ribosomal protein S4, with product MARYIGPTCKLSRREGTDLSLKSRGVSLEKKCKLDKVPGQHGENKSRLSGYGVQLREKQKVRRIYGVLERQFRNYFKEAARRKGSTGENLLQLLECRLDNVVYRMGFGSTRSESRQLVSHKAIQVNGQSVNIPSYQVKAGDVIAVREKSKKQTRIQDAVAVAEQAGFPAWVEVDAKGLQGTFKTVPDRSDLSSEINESLIVELYSK from the coding sequence ATGGCACGTTATATTGGTCCTACCTGTAAATTAAGCAGACGTGAAGGCACTGACCTTTCACTCAAAAGCCGTGGCGTTTCTTTAGAAAAAAAATGCAAACTGGATAAAGTTCCAGGGCAACACGGTGAAAACAAATCGCGCTTATCTGGCTACGGTGTACAATTACGCGAAAAGCAGAAAGTACGTCGTATTTACGGTGTTTTAGAGCGTCAATTCCGCAACTACTTTAAAGAAGCTGCACGCCGTAAAGGTTCTACCGGTGAAAACTTACTGCAATTGTTAGAATGCCGTTTAGACAACGTCGTTTATCGCATGGGTTTCGGTTCAACTCGCTCAGAGTCTCGTCAATTGGTTAGCCATAAAGCTATTCAAGTGAACGGTCAATCAGTCAACATTCCTTCTTATCAAGTGAAAGCAGGTGATGTGATTGCTGTGCGTGAAAAATCTAAAAAGCAAACTCGTATTCAAGATGCGGTTGCAGTTGCAGAACAAGCGGGTTTCCCAGCTTGGGTTGAGGTAGATGCGAAAGGCTTACAAGGTACATTTAAAACTGTACCAGACCGTAGCGATTTATCTTCAGAAATCAATGAATCATTGATTGTGGAATTGTACTCCAAGTAA
- the rpsK gene encoding 30S ribosomal protein S11 produces MARQPRKGATVNLRKKVKKTVTDGVAHIHASFNNTIVTITDRQGNALAWATSGGSGFRGSRKSTPFAAQVAAERAGTAAKEYGLKNLDVEVKGPGPGRESAVRALNNVGFKINTIVDVTPIPHNGCRPPKKRRV; encoded by the coding sequence ATGGCAAGACAGCCTAGAAAAGGTGCAACTGTTAACCTTCGTAAAAAGGTCAAGAAAACTGTCACTGACGGTGTTGCCCACATCCATGCATCATTTAACAATACAATCGTCACTATTACAGACCGTCAAGGCAACGCATTAGCGTGGGCTACTTCGGGTGGTTCTGGTTTCCGTGGTTCTCGTAAAAGTACGCCATTTGCTGCACAGGTTGCGGCTGAGCGTGCAGGTACTGCGGCGAAGGAATACGGTCTGAAAAACTTGGATGTCGAAGTTAAAGGTCCTGGTCCTGGTCGTGAATCCGCAGTACGCGCATTAAACAATGTTGGTTTCAAAATCAACACCATCGTGGACGTAACACCGATCCCGCATAATGGTTGTCGTCCACCTAAGAAACGTCGTGTATAA
- the rpsM gene encoding 30S ribosomal protein S13: MARIAGINLPVNKHVVIGLTAIYGIGRPRAAEICQATDVAPSTKIRDLTEDQVERIRLEVGKFLVEGDLRREVSMNIKRLMDMGCYRGIRHRRGLPLRGQRTKTNARTRKGPRRPIRK; this comes from the coding sequence ATGGCTCGTATTGCGGGTATCAATCTTCCTGTCAATAAACACGTTGTTATCGGCTTGACTGCTATCTATGGTATTGGACGTCCGCGTGCTGCGGAAATTTGCCAAGCCACAGATGTTGCACCAAGCACCAAAATTCGTGACTTGACAGAAGATCAAGTAGAGCGCATCCGTCTTGAAGTAGGTAAATTCCTAGTTGAAGGTGATTTGCGTCGTGAAGTTTCCATGAACATCAAACGTCTGATGGACATGGGTTGTTATCGTGGCATCCGTCATAGACGTGGTTTGCCTTTGCGTGGTCAGCGGACTAAAACGAATGCACGTACCCGTAAAGGGCCTCGCCGTCCAATTCGCAAGTAA